In a genomic window of uncultured Sphaerochaeta sp.:
- a CDS encoding iron ABC transporter permease has translation MSAKSKLNQVKAFFRKPHNIILVVLLVVLGYLTLVPLVTIIFDTISVHSSEVRFVKKPAGSLTLYHWTKMFASGVTSQKTFYEPFVNTMVVAFLSCVLAILIGGFFAWTVTRTNIRAKAFISTVFVFPYIMPAWTLAMAWLNFFRNSRIGGAPGLFTVFTGIETPNWFAYGLFPIVVVQGLHYAPFAYILIGGILRNMDANLEEAAMLLHANRWQIMQKVTIPIVRPALLSTFLLVFSSTMSAFAVPAFLGSPVRFQVLTTQMFRTLNGMNPGYGYIMALVMIVIGVGILMLNQWITGRRKSYTTITGKSSNISLFNLRKARTPLTVLLVGILLMIAILPLVSFAIESFIMAPGDYSLSNFTTEFWIGQGRADIANSEPGILRNPSIWLGLSNSLKLSVIISLIAGTVGMLSGYAIAKRRGSKLSTWVNNLTFFPYLMPSMAFGAIFLSMFAVRRGFIPALYGSFWLLVIVGAVKYLPFASRSGINAMLQLSGEIEEAGTIMGVGWLKRMTHIIFPIQKTTFISGYLLPFISCMRELSLFILLVSPSTRILTTLLFQYNEKGWNQYANAINLMIVVIVVGFNLLINKLTGASIDKGIGNN, from the coding sequence ATGAGTGCCAAAAGCAAGCTCAATCAAGTGAAGGCATTTTTTCGTAAGCCTCATAACATCATCCTGGTGGTGTTGCTGGTGGTTCTGGGGTATCTGACGCTTGTACCCCTCGTTACCATCATCTTCGATACCATCTCGGTGCATTCGTCGGAAGTCAGGTTTGTCAAGAAACCTGCTGGGTCTTTGACGCTCTACCATTGGACGAAGATGTTTGCCAGTGGGGTTACCAGCCAAAAGACGTTCTATGAACCATTCGTCAACACGATGGTGGTGGCTTTCCTGTCCTGTGTGCTTGCCATCCTCATCGGAGGATTTTTTGCTTGGACGGTTACCCGCACCAATATCCGCGCGAAGGCTTTCATATCCACCGTCTTCGTGTTTCCCTACATCATGCCGGCCTGGACCTTGGCCATGGCATGGCTCAACTTTTTCCGAAACTCAAGAATCGGGGGCGCCCCGGGGCTCTTCACCGTCTTTACCGGGATAGAGACACCCAACTGGTTTGCCTACGGCCTGTTTCCCATCGTCGTGGTGCAGGGTCTGCACTATGCACCCTTTGCCTACATCCTCATCGGAGGCATCCTCAGAAACATGGACGCAAACCTTGAGGAAGCGGCCATGCTGTTGCATGCCAATCGCTGGCAGATCATGCAAAAGGTCACCATCCCCATCGTCAGGCCCGCCTTGCTCTCCACTTTCCTTCTGGTCTTCTCCTCGACCATGAGCGCATTTGCCGTTCCTGCGTTCCTGGGCAGCCCGGTACGCTTTCAGGTGCTGACCACCCAGATGTTCCGCACGCTCAACGGGATGAACCCAGGCTACGGATATATCATGGCCTTGGTCATGATCGTCATCGGTGTGGGGATTCTCATGCTGAACCAGTGGATCACCGGCAGACGCAAATCCTATACCACCATAACCGGCAAGAGCTCCAACATCAGCCTGTTCAACCTGCGCAAGGCGCGCACCCCGCTCACGGTCCTGTTGGTGGGAATCCTTCTGATGATAGCCATCCTTCCGCTGGTCTCGTTTGCCATCGAGTCTTTCATCATGGCACCCGGTGACTATTCACTCTCCAATTTCACCACCGAGTTCTGGATTGGTCAGGGAAGGGCTGACATCGCCAACAGCGAGCCCGGCATCCTGCGCAATCCCAGCATCTGGCTCGGCCTTTCCAACAGCCTCAAGCTCTCGGTCATCATCAGTCTCATTGCAGGGACCGTGGGTATGCTCAGCGGGTATGCTATTGCAAAACGTCGCGGTTCGAAGCTTTCCACGTGGGTCAACAACCTGACCTTCTTCCCGTACCTCATGCCCTCCATGGCATTTGGGGCCATCTTCCTGTCGATGTTTGCTGTCAGGAGAGGCTTCATTCCCGCCTTGTACGGATCGTTCTGGCTGTTGGTGATTGTCGGTGCGGTGAAGTATCTTCCCTTTGCTTCCCGAAGCGGCATCAACGCCATGCTCCAGCTCTCCGGAGAGATTGAGGAAGCGGGAACCATCATGGGCGTCGGCTGGCTGAAGCGGATGACACACATCATTTTCCCGATCCAGAAGACTACCTTCATCAGCGGCTATCTGCTGCCATTCATCTCCTGCATGCGTGAATTGAGCCTGTTCATCCTGCTTGTTTCCCCTTCAACCAGGATTCTGACCACACTGCTGTTCCAGTACAACGAGAAGGGGTGGAACCAGTATGCCAACGCCATCAACCTGATGATCGTCGTGATCGTAGTCGGCTTCAACCTCTTGATCAACAAGCTCACCGGAGCTTCCATTGACAAGGGTATCGGCAACAACTAA
- the trpS gene encoding tryptophan--tRNA ligase has product MEAKQKRILTGDRTTGKLHLGHYVGSLKSRVELQDSYDTFILLADVQALTTHFENPELINSSIYDVAIDNLAVGLDPAKVTLVQQSQITSIAELTVFYSMIVTVNQLRHNPTIKTEAKNYGYADLTYGFLGYPVSQTADITFCNADLVPVGEDQVPHIELARKIVRKFNDLYGTSIVEPQAKLSAVGRLSGLDGNAKMGKSLGNAIYLSDTPETVWERVRNAVTDPARITVKIPGTPEICNVYKYHCVFNPEEKDDIADRCRNAQIGCVACKKRLNEVLNALLDPIRERRAYYDSHRPLVRDLIVEGTRKANEVGNANLHEIKEKMHVLI; this is encoded by the coding sequence GTGGAAGCAAAACAGAAGAGAATCCTTACCGGGGACAGAACCACCGGAAAACTGCATCTGGGACACTATGTAGGGTCTCTCAAGAGTAGGGTGGAGTTGCAGGACAGCTATGATACATTCATCTTGCTTGCTGATGTCCAAGCCCTGACAACGCATTTTGAAAATCCTGAGCTTATCAACAGCAGCATCTATGATGTTGCCATCGATAACCTTGCCGTAGGGCTGGACCCGGCAAAAGTTACCTTGGTGCAGCAGAGCCAGATCACTTCGATTGCAGAACTCACCGTATTCTACTCCATGATCGTTACGGTCAACCAACTCAGGCACAACCCTACGATCAAGACGGAAGCGAAGAATTACGGCTATGCAGACCTGACCTACGGCTTTCTCGGCTATCCGGTAAGCCAGACTGCCGACATCACGTTCTGCAACGCAGATTTGGTTCCCGTCGGTGAGGACCAGGTTCCCCACATCGAGTTGGCCCGCAAGATCGTACGCAAGTTCAATGACCTGTATGGGACCTCCATCGTGGAACCTCAGGCCAAGCTCAGTGCAGTCGGACGGCTCAGCGGACTCGACGGCAATGCCAAGATGGGCAAGAGCCTTGGGAATGCCATCTATCTTTCCGATACCCCGGAGACGGTATGGGAGCGGGTGCGCAATGCGGTCACCGACCCGGCTCGCATCACGGTCAAGATTCCCGGCACTCCGGAAATCTGCAATGTCTACAAGTATCATTGTGTCTTCAATCCTGAGGAGAAGGATGATATTGCCGATCGCTGCCGCAACGCCCAGATCGGATGTGTGGCATGCAAAAAGCGGCTCAACGAGGTGCTCAATGCACTGCTTGATCCGATTCGTGAGCGCCGTGCTTACTACGACTCCCACCGCCCCTTGGTAAGGGATCTGATCGTGGAAGGCACGAGGAAAGCGAACGAGGTGGGCAATGCGAACCTCCATGAGATCAAGGAAAAGATGCACGTGCTCATCTGA
- a CDS encoding extracellular solute-binding protein, producing MKKLSVLFLIALLLPLGLFAAGKQEAPAPAAVPVVEEISHDELVARAKEEGKVVVYATSSRIAKAAAGFKALYGIEVEYSNLKDFELIEKVAKEAQAGVAGADFVLAQDAGRLVGELIEPGYLYNYVPPTLKDVVPKNMQNPLQVFAINKVFIYNDEGLDESPYYNIWQFADPKYKSLLMFKNPFQEGVNANFLTMITNDYWSAKIAAAYKNYFGKDIFLTTPNAGYEWIKAIYENDLIVGTSDTTIAENVGIKGQNEKREHAPVGLFVYSKARYATSKNLALKPAMEMEPFAGFYYSLYALVAKSARSPHAAKLFIEYLFSEEGFSPWGADCGTYSANPNNPIQEDIDFPFEVWAPLLVEEEGAYCFDNRAEVEEFLNQYLY from the coding sequence ATGAAAAAACTCTCTGTTCTGTTTTTGATTGCCTTGCTGCTTCCCCTCGGCTTGTTTGCCGCAGGAAAGCAAGAGGCTCCTGCTCCTGCCGCCGTCCCGGTGGTTGAGGAAATCAGCCATGATGAACTGGTTGCACGTGCAAAAGAAGAAGGAAAAGTCGTGGTCTATGCCACTTCCAGCCGTATTGCAAAGGCTGCCGCCGGTTTCAAGGCTCTCTATGGTATTGAGGTGGAATACTCCAACCTCAAGGATTTTGAGTTGATCGAGAAGGTTGCGAAGGAAGCCCAGGCAGGAGTTGCAGGTGCAGACTTCGTCTTGGCCCAGGATGCCGGTCGTCTGGTGGGTGAGCTCATCGAACCCGGTTACCTGTACAACTATGTGCCTCCCACACTCAAGGACGTTGTTCCCAAAAACATGCAGAATCCCTTGCAGGTGTTCGCCATCAACAAGGTGTTCATCTACAACGACGAGGGACTTGATGAGAGCCCGTACTACAACATCTGGCAGTTCGCCGACCCGAAGTACAAGAGCCTCCTGATGTTCAAGAACCCGTTCCAGGAAGGCGTGAACGCAAACTTCCTTACCATGATCACCAATGACTACTGGTCTGCAAAGATTGCAGCGGCATACAAGAACTACTTCGGCAAGGACATTTTCCTCACCACCCCCAATGCAGGGTATGAGTGGATCAAGGCAATCTACGAGAATGACCTGATCGTCGGTACCAGTGACACCACCATTGCCGAGAACGTCGGCATCAAGGGACAGAACGAGAAGCGCGAGCATGCCCCGGTAGGCCTCTTTGTCTATTCCAAGGCACGCTACGCAACCAGCAAGAACCTTGCCCTGAAGCCCGCCATGGAGATGGAACCGTTTGCAGGATTCTACTACAGCCTCTATGCACTGGTTGCAAAGAGTGCAAGAAGCCCGCATGCTGCAAAGCTCTTCATCGAGTATCTGTTCAGTGAGGAAGGATTTTCTCCCTGGGGCGCCGACTGCGGAACCTACAGTGCCAATCCCAATAACCCGATCCAGGAAGACATTGACTTCCCCTTTGAGGTATGGGCACCACTGTTGGTCGAGGAAGAGGGTGCATACTGCTTCGACAATCGCGCCGAAGTGGAAGAGTTCCTCAACCAGTACCTGTATTGA
- the ileS gene encoding isoleucine--tRNA ligase — MFRPVTTKVDFPQMEENVLSFWETEDIFKKSIETRSEENEYVFYDGPPFATGLPHFGHLVPGTIKDAIPRYQTMKGKRVRRGFGWDCHGLPVEYEMEKSLGISGYSNVVNYGVAKFNEQCRSIVLRYTSEWQTTINRMGRWVDWEHGYRTMDTNYMESIWWVFKTLYEKGFIYEGYNILPYSPALASPLSNFEVNLGGYQDVIDQAVTVRFAVDGQKDTYFLAWTTTPWTLPSNLALAFGPDIDYVKVHDKTDNNYYILGKGRLEHYYKDASTYEIVDEQKGSFYKGMRYQPLFPYFASLKEQGAFVCVNGDYVTTEDGCGIVHTAPGFGEDDYQVLKGTGIPVVCPVDEECKFTGEVPDFQGRFVKDTDKDIIAYLKEHGLLVKRENFLHPYPFCYRTKKPLIYRALSCWFVNVEKIKSMMLTANEQITWVPEHLKAGRFGKWLEGARDWAISRNRFWGNPIPIWKCDGSEYLEVIGSRAELEEKCGQKVDDLHKHFIDDLTWPSPDGKGTMRRIGDVLDCWFESGSMPYAQLHYPFENKEYFEEHFPADFICEGLDQTRGWFYTLTVIAAGLWDKPAFTHCITNGIVLNAEGKKLSKSERNYTDPMEIVRQYGADSLRFALMNSAVVRAEDLKFSEETVKDVLKTLIIPLWNAYSFFVTYANIDGYVPSETAYEDLTNPMDRWITSATQRFVQEVTSAFDAYDIQKACAFFVPFIDELNNWYIRRSRRRFWKGENDTDKKQAYDTLYKVLMTFIKVAAPIIPFTTEDIYQNLKTEAMDESIHLCMYPEYQEAERDFTLEKEMSLTQKAIAMGRALRASNNLKIRQPLQKLFLVDRETEEREILGKMESIIAEELNVKEVHIEQDESALVSYSAKANFKVLGSKLGKDMKEVASIIADLSGSVIASLLDGKDHSISYSNGEISISKDEIIVQRTEMEGVKVLNEGSLTVGFDTKVTEALLEEGIARDIVRSIQNLRKESGFEVSDRIALTYDGDEVVQRVFANFGPTIAKETLSNSLSFSTLEGDGFDCGDHIVRLRVEKE, encoded by the coding sequence ATGTTTCGTCCAGTAACTACCAAAGTGGATTTCCCTCAGATGGAAGAGAATGTTCTGTCCTTTTGGGAGACAGAGGATATTTTCAAGAAATCAATCGAAACAAGGTCTGAGGAGAACGAATATGTGTTCTATGACGGCCCTCCGTTTGCCACCGGCCTTCCTCATTTCGGCCACTTGGTTCCTGGAACCATCAAGGATGCCATTCCCCGCTACCAGACCATGAAGGGCAAGCGTGTCAGACGTGGCTTCGGCTGGGACTGTCATGGCCTTCCCGTAGAATATGAGATGGAAAAGTCGCTGGGCATCAGCGGCTACTCAAACGTGGTGAATTACGGGGTTGCAAAGTTCAACGAGCAGTGCCGCTCCATCGTACTGCGTTACACCAGCGAGTGGCAGACCACCATCAACAGGATGGGTCGCTGGGTCGACTGGGAACACGGGTATCGCACCATGGATACCAACTATATGGAATCCATCTGGTGGGTGTTCAAGACCCTCTATGAGAAGGGCTTCATCTATGAAGGGTACAATATCCTTCCGTACAGCCCTGCCTTGGCGAGTCCGCTCTCCAATTTCGAGGTCAACCTCGGCGGGTATCAGGATGTGATCGACCAGGCCGTCACCGTGCGTTTTGCCGTTGATGGGCAGAAGGACACGTACTTCCTTGCCTGGACAACCACGCCTTGGACATTGCCCTCCAACCTTGCCCTTGCCTTCGGACCTGACATCGACTATGTCAAGGTGCACGACAAGACTGACAACAACTACTACATCCTGGGGAAAGGCCGTCTGGAGCACTACTACAAGGATGCCTCTACCTATGAGATTGTGGATGAGCAAAAAGGTTCCTTCTACAAGGGCATGCGCTATCAGCCGCTCTTCCCGTACTTCGCCTCCCTCAAGGAGCAGGGTGCCTTTGTGTGCGTCAACGGCGACTATGTGACCACCGAAGATGGCTGCGGCATCGTTCATACCGCTCCCGGCTTTGGTGAGGACGACTACCAGGTGCTCAAGGGCACCGGAATTCCGGTAGTGTGCCCGGTTGATGAGGAGTGCAAGTTCACCGGTGAGGTTCCTGATTTCCAAGGTCGTTTCGTAAAGGATACCGACAAGGATATCATCGCCTATCTGAAGGAACATGGACTGTTGGTCAAGCGCGAGAACTTCCTGCACCCCTATCCCTTCTGTTACCGCACCAAGAAACCCTTGATTTACCGGGCTCTGAGCTGCTGGTTCGTCAATGTGGAAAAGATCAAGTCCATGATGCTCACTGCCAATGAGCAGATCACCTGGGTTCCTGAACACCTGAAGGCAGGCCGTTTCGGCAAGTGGCTGGAAGGTGCACGTGATTGGGCCATCAGCCGCAACCGATTCTGGGGCAACCCGATTCCCATCTGGAAGTGTGACGGCAGCGAATACCTTGAGGTAATCGGCAGCCGCGCCGAGCTGGAAGAGAAATGCGGGCAGAAAGTGGATGACCTGCACAAGCACTTCATCGACGACCTCACCTGGCCCAGCCCCGACGGCAAGGGTACCATGCGCCGCATCGGTGATGTACTCGACTGCTGGTTCGAATCCGGATCCATGCCCTATGCACAGCTGCACTATCCGTTCGAGAACAAGGAGTATTTTGAGGAACACTTCCCTGCGGATTTCATCTGTGAGGGCCTCGATCAGACTCGTGGATGGTTCTATACCCTGACCGTCATTGCTGCAGGCTTGTGGGACAAACCCGCATTCACCCACTGCATCACCAACGGAATCGTGCTGAACGCAGAGGGCAAGAAGCTCAGCAAGAGTGAACGCAACTATACCGATCCCATGGAAATCGTACGCCAGTATGGTGCCGACTCGTTGCGCTTTGCCTTGATGAACTCGGCAGTCGTGCGGGCTGAGGATCTGAAGTTCAGCGAAGAGACGGTCAAGGATGTCCTCAAGACTTTGATCATCCCCTTGTGGAATGCCTATTCGTTCTTTGTCACCTATGCGAACATCGATGGCTATGTGCCTTCCGAGACCGCCTATGAGGATCTCACCAACCCGATGGACCGCTGGATCACCAGTGCAACGCAACGCTTCGTGCAGGAAGTGACTTCCGCATTTGATGCCTACGATATCCAGAAAGCCTGCGCGTTCTTTGTACCTTTCATTGATGAGTTGAACAACTGGTATATCCGCCGCAGCCGCAGGCGGTTCTGGAAAGGTGAAAACGACACGGACAAGAAACAGGCTTATGATACCCTGTACAAGGTCCTGATGACCTTCATCAAGGTTGCTGCCCCGATCATTCCGTTCACCACCGAGGATATCTACCAGAACCTCAAGACGGAAGCAATGGATGAGAGCATCCACCTGTGCATGTACCCTGAGTATCAGGAAGCCGAGCGTGACTTCACCTTGGAAAAAGAGATGTCCCTCACCCAGAAGGCAATTGCCATGGGCCGGGCTCTCAGGGCTTCCAACAACCTGAAGATCCGCCAGCCATTGCAAAAGCTCTTCCTGGTGGACCGGGAAACTGAGGAACGTGAGATTCTGGGCAAGATGGAGAGTATCATCGCCGAGGAGCTCAACGTCAAGGAAGTGCACATCGAGCAGGATGAGAGTGCCTTGGTAAGCTACAGCGCAAAGGCAAACTTCAAGGTCCTTGGCAGCAAGCTCGGCAAGGACATGAAGGAAGTTGCTTCCATCATTGCCGATCTTTCAGGGTCGGTCATTGCTTCCCTGTTGGATGGAAAGGACCATAGCATCTCCTACTCGAACGGCGAGATATCCATCAGCAAGGATGAGATCATCGTGCAAAGGACGGAGATGGAAGGGGTGAAGGTGCTCAACGAAGGCTCCTTGACCGTTGGTTTCGACACCAAGGTCACCGAAGCTCTGCTTGAGGAAGGCATTGCCCGTGATATCGTCCGTTCCATCCAGAACCTGCGAAAGGAGAGTGGTTTTGAGGTCTCAGACCGCATTGCGCTCACCTACGATGGGGATGAGGTGGTACAGCGGGTCTTTGCGAACTTTGGTCCGACCATTGCAAAAGAAACGTTGTCCAATTCGCTATCCTTCAGTACACTGGAGGGTGATGGGTTTGATTGTGGGGATCATATCGTGAGGTTGCGTGTAGAGAAGGAATAG
- a CDS encoding ABC transporter ATP-binding protein — MPRIELTHITKKFGKFVAVDDLNMVIDDRSFVTLLGPSGCGKTTTLRMIAGLETPTEGTITINDKVVFSSEDGIDVPPDKRDVGFLFQNYALWPHMTVYKNIAFGLENLKWPKDKIKERVEELLTMLKISEFSHRYPSELSGGQQQRVAIARTLATGPKVLFMDEPLSNLDAKLRMEMRSELKRLHRETDSTFVYVTHDQLEAMTLSSMVCLMKNGYMQQYAPPLEVYRKPANTFTADFVGSPNINLVDGTVRSTNPVVLQLSGNVSLLFAPTTVVEVAAGQAITLGIRPEHIAIADETEAMAQAEIVSSLPSGMETIIALDMDGKRLHSVVFGDVDFEVGKQVALSFAHGQFNLFDKESGTNLGQGTLSKA; from the coding sequence ATGCCAAGGATTGAATTGACCCATATTACCAAGAAATTCGGCAAGTTTGTTGCCGTGGATGACCTGAATATGGTCATCGATGACCGCTCCTTCGTGACCCTGCTCGGCCCTTCAGGGTGCGGGAAAACCACCACACTGAGGATGATTGCCGGCTTGGAGACGCCTACGGAGGGAACCATCACGATCAACGACAAGGTGGTGTTCTCCTCTGAGGATGGCATCGATGTTCCGCCGGACAAGCGCGATGTCGGCTTCTTGTTCCAGAATTATGCCCTGTGGCCGCACATGACCGTCTACAAGAACATTGCATTCGGATTGGAAAACCTCAAATGGCCGAAGGACAAGATCAAGGAGCGCGTGGAAGAGCTGCTCACCATGCTCAAGATCAGCGAATTCAGCCACCGCTATCCCTCCGAGCTCAGCGGCGGGCAGCAACAGCGTGTTGCCATCGCCCGAACCCTCGCAACCGGACCGAAGGTACTGTTCATGGATGAACCGCTCTCCAATCTCGATGCAAAGCTGCGCATGGAAATGCGCTCCGAACTCAAGCGACTTCACCGGGAAACAGATTCCACGTTCGTCTATGTCACGCACGACCAGCTAGAGGCCATGACACTCTCCAGCATGGTCTGTTTGATGAAGAACGGGTACATGCAGCAGTATGCACCCCCTTTGGAAGTGTACCGGAAGCCGGCGAACACATTCACTGCAGACTTTGTGGGTTCCCCGAACATCAACCTGGTCGATGGGACGGTACGCTCGACCAACCCTGTGGTACTCCAGCTGTCAGGAAATGTCTCGCTTCTCTTTGCCCCCACCACAGTGGTTGAGGTTGCCGCAGGGCAGGCCATCACCTTGGGAATCCGTCCTGAGCACATTGCCATTGCCGATGAGACAGAGGCCATGGCACAGGCGGAGATCGTCAGCTCGCTTCCCTCTGGGATGGAGACCATCATTGCACTGGACATGGATGGGAAACGGTTGCACTCGGTGGTGTTCGGTGATGTCGATTTTGAGGTAGGCAAGCAAGTTGCGCTTTCGTTTGCCCACGGTCAATTCAATCTCTTTGACAAAGAGAGCGGCACCAACCTCGGGCAAGGCACACTGAGCAAGGCCTAG
- a CDS encoding glucose-6-phosphate dehydrogenase yields the protein MKRIIIQFGGTGDLALKKLYPAYQHLMEKEFPFEVLSLGRRYTTREEFLANSVDSDAPSSFTDHLDYLYYDMAEANVVALLSAKLKEMVGTETEVEFIYYLALQPSLYEDAIHQIKEVDASLDCVCTLTKKIVVEKPFGFDLESAKRYNEILEKAFTDKEIFRVDHYLGKEFMQNLLLMRFHNDIIRRIWDNRTIESIQIIFDETHGVDQRLGFYEKIGVVRDTIQNHIMQIITYLTMSEPASLSPEDIAVEKEKVLRSISSVEDYHMGRYESLGVNSGHVVQTPTYAAFKLFVNTYYFADIPIYVRTGKMQKEAKSLIYIKFKNITKEVMHDQGIAENAVIITIHPELTIDISMNLKMPNTSWKSKPVRFRFNQSETFGVNTPEAYEQIVQKILIGDKSLFPTMKEITESWRIVEPMLAEEQDVEVYPIRTLPRFATQLAKENNFTWFD from the coding sequence AAAAGCTCTACCCGGCATACCAGCATCTGATGGAAAAAGAGTTCCCCTTCGAGGTGCTCTCCCTAGGTCGCCGCTATACCACACGCGAGGAGTTTCTCGCCAATTCCGTGGACAGCGATGCCCCCTCATCCTTCACCGACCACCTCGACTACCTGTATTACGACATGGCCGAGGCCAATGTGGTGGCGCTGCTCTCTGCAAAGCTCAAGGAGATGGTGGGAACAGAGACGGAAGTCGAGTTCATCTACTATCTTGCCCTGCAGCCCTCGTTGTATGAGGATGCCATCCACCAGATCAAGGAAGTTGATGCATCGCTTGACTGTGTCTGTACGCTGACCAAGAAGATTGTGGTGGAAAAACCGTTCGGGTTTGATCTGGAAAGTGCCAAACGCTACAATGAGATTCTTGAGAAAGCATTCACAGACAAGGAGATATTCCGTGTCGACCACTATCTTGGCAAGGAGTTCATGCAGAACCTTCTGCTGATGCGCTTCCACAATGACATCATCCGGCGCATCTGGGACAACCGGACCATAGAATCCATCCAGATCATCTTCGATGAGACGCACGGGGTGGACCAGCGGCTGGGTTTCTATGAGAAGATCGGGGTGGTCAGGGATACGATCCAGAACCACATCATGCAGATCATCACCTACCTGACGATGAGTGAACCTGCCAGCCTCTCTCCCGAGGATATCGCAGTGGAAAAAGAGAAGGTGCTGCGCTCGATCTCTTCTGTCGAGGATTATCACATGGGCAGGTATGAATCGCTGGGAGTCAACAGCGGCCATGTGGTGCAAACCCCGACGTATGCAGCCTTCAAGCTCTTTGTGAACACCTACTATTTTGCCGACATTCCCATCTACGTCCGGACCGGAAAGATGCAGAAAGAAGCCAAATCCCTGATTTACATCAAGTTCAAGAACATCACCAAGGAGGTGATGCACGATCAGGGGATAGCGGAGAATGCTGTCATCATCACCATCCATCCCGAGCTCACCATCGACATCAGCATGAATCTCAAGATGCCCAATACCAGTTGGAAATCAAAACCCGTGCGCTTCCGGTTCAACCAGAGCGAAACCTTCGGGGTGAACACCCCCGAGGCCTATGAGCAGATCGTGCAGAAGATTCTCATCGGGGACAAGAGCTTGTTCCCCACGATGAAGGAGATCACCGAATCATGGAGAATCGTCGAGCCCATGCTGGCCGAAGAACAGGATGTCGAGGTCTACCCGATCAGGACCCTTCCGCGCTTCGCCACCCAGCTTGCAAAGGAGAACAACTTCACGTGGTTTGACTGA
- a CDS encoding FmdB family zinc ribbon protein, with amino-acid sequence MPSYEYECQLCKARVELVQSLDKHEAPAICPSCNMEHTMMRVNIPSSSIPVEETESTDTTKE; translated from the coding sequence ATGCCTTCCTATGAATATGAATGCCAGCTGTGCAAGGCACGGGTGGAGTTGGTCCAGTCCCTGGACAAGCATGAGGCCCCTGCCATCTGTCCTTCCTGCAATATGGAACACACGATGATGCGGGTGAATATTCCCTCTTCGTCCATTCCCGTAGAGGAGACAGAATCTACGGATACGACGAAGGAGTAA